CAAGTGGTCACTCAACGTATTAGAGAAGCGGAACGTGGGATTATATATGAGGAATATGCAGACCGTGCGGATGACATTATCACTGGTTTAATTCAGAGAAAAGATGCTAAATCTGTATACATAGAGCTAGGAAAAACAGAAGCTGTTCTTCCTTTGACAGAACAAATACCGAATGAGATTTACAAGCCAAATGACCGTATTAAGGTGTATATATCAAAGGTTGAAAAGACCACTAAAGGCCCACAAATCCTTGTATCCCGTACGCATTCGGGATTGCTAAAAAGATTATTTGAATTAGAAGTACCGGAAATCTATGAAGGTATTGTCGAAATCAAATCTGTTGCTAGAGAAGCAGGACAACGTTCGAAAATTGCAGTTCATTCGAATAATCAAGAAGTAGATCCAGTAGGAGCTTGTGTAGGTCCGAAAGGATTACGAGTGCAGACAATCGTAAATGAACTGAAAGGTGAGAAAATAGACATTGTTCGATGGTCTGTGGATCCAGCTGAATATGTAGCTAACTCTTTAAGTCCATCGAAAGTTGTAAATGTACGAATCAATGAAACAGATAAATCTGCATTTGTTGTAGTACCTGATTATCAACTATCATTAGCAATTGGTAAAGAAGGACAAAATGCAAGATTAGCTGCTAAGCTTACGAATTGGAAAATTGATATTAAAAGTGAGTCGCAGTATGAACTAGCAGTACAAGAGGGGAAGATTGAACCCTTTGAATCTAGCATAGATTTTTCTGATTCTGATATGTTCAACGAGGAGTGATTGGCATGAAGCAACGTAAGATTCCTATGCGAAAATGTGTAGGCTGTCAAGAAATGAAATCGAAAAAGTCGATGCTTCGAATTGTGCATACTCCAGAGAATGAAACGGATGTTGATCCAACTGGTAAAAAAAGTGGTAGAGGATCATACATTTGTTATGATGAAGAATGTCTAGAAAAAGCAAGGAAACATAAAGGTCTAGAAAAAAGTTTAAAATCAAAAATTTCAGATGACGTATATGAAAAAATCTCGTACACAATTAAAAGATATATTCTTTTAAATAAAGGACCGAATGTATGAAGTTAATTTTGAATTTTCTTGGTTTAGCGAATAGGGCAGGCAAAATTGCTAGTGGTGATACAGTCATTAATAAAATTCAGAGAAAAGAAGCGAAGCTAGTTATTATAGCGACAGATGCTTCAGACTCTTCGAAGAAAAGATTAATTGATAAATGCTCTTTTTATAAAGTTCCGTATGTCGAATTTTTTGAAAAAGAACAACTTGGTTTAGCCATCGGGAAAAGTCATCGAAGTTCGTGTGCAATTTTAGATTTAGGATTTAGTAAAAAATTAGAATCAATGATTATAGAAAATAGCGGAGGTGAGTTTCATGAGTAAAATCCGAATTTATGAGTATGCCAAAAATGTAAACATGAGCTCTAAAGAAATTCTGGAAATTTTAAAACGTTTGAATAAAGATGTAGGAAACCACATGAGTCTAATATCAGATTCTGAAGTTGAATCGATTGAAAACTATATTAAAGGCTTAAAAAACAAAAGTACAACACAAACAAATAACCAAAAACAAGCAAAACCAGAAGGCCAAAATCAACAGACAAGTTCTCAAGCTTCGACTCGTTCACAGGAAACACAGACAAACAGACCTGATAACCGAACGGATAATAGACATCAACAAAATCGCCCGCAAAATCAGCAAAATCTTTCTGGAAATCGTCCGGAAGGAAATGTGAACAGAACGGATACTAGGTATAATAAGCCTGAAAACAGATTTAATAAACCAGACAACAAGGTTAATAACACACCTAGACCAGATAACAAGTTTAATAACAATACTAAGCCTGAAAATAAGTTTAGCAACAATACAAGACCAGATAATAAATACAACAAGCCAGAAAACCGCCCGGCTACCTCAGGTTATAAAAGTAGTGGGCCAGATAGCAGACCACCTTATAACAAGCCAGAAAACAAAGGCTTTAATAAACCAGCGTCAAGTGTTTATAAGAGTCAACAACCTACAAAACCTAATTTCAACGACAGAGAAAAAGAGAAAGAGAAAGAGAATATGATTGATACAACAGTGGATGCAAAGGGACAATCTAAAGTCGTTAAAAAAGAAAAAACTGTAAATAAATTCGACAAATTTAGTGATACGAGAGATATCAATGGAATCAAGAAGAACAAGTCAAAGAAGTATGATCATCGCTCAAGATCATCTCAGCCATCTAAACCAAATACTGAACCGCCGAAGATGCCTTCGAAGATTGTATACAAAGGTGAAATGACTGTTGGCGATCTAGCAAAAGCATTAAAGAAAGAAACCTCAGAAATTATTAAAAAATTAATGTTCTTGGGTTGCATGGCAACAATCAATCAAGAAATTGATTTTGATACTATTACACTTATTTGTGAAGAATATGGGGTAGCAATAGAAGAAAAAATCGAGTTACCATTAGAAGATTTCGAATCTATTGTGGAAATTGATGATGAGAAAGATCTTAAGCATCGACCACCTGTAGTTACAATTATGGGACACGTTGACCATGGAAAAACAACCTTACTAGACACTATCAGGGAAACAAAAGTTACTGAAGGGGAAGCTGGTGGGATTACTCAGCATATTGGTGCTTATCAAGTAAAGGTCAATGATAAGAAGATAACATTCCTTGACACTCCTGGCCACGCTGCTTTCACAAGCATGAGAGCCAGAGGAGCCAAAATTACTGATATCACGATTCTAGTTGTTGCTGCAGATGATGGTGTGATGCCACAAACGATTGAAGCAATCAATCATGCGAAAGCTGCCAATGTTCCGATTATAGTAGCGGTAAACAAGATGGATAAACCATCTGCAAATCCAGATCGTGTAAAACAAGAGTTAACAGAATATGCACTAGTTCCTGAAGAGTGGGGCGGTAGTACGATTTTCGTACCGATTTCAGCCCTCAAGAATGAAGGAATTGAAGAGTTGTTAGAGATGGTATTACTCGTTGCTGAAGTAGAAGAATTAAAGGCAAATCCTAACAAACGTGCACGTGGTACAGTAATTGAATCGCAATTGGATAAGGGTCGAGGATCACTTGCTACGGTACTTGTTCAATCTGGTACATTGAAAATTGGAGATGCAATTATCGTTGGTAATGCATATGGTCGTATTCGCGCCATGATTAATGACCAAGGAAAACGCGTTCGTACTGCAGAACCTTCTATGCCTGTTGAAATTACTGGATTATCAGAAGTTCCAAACGCTGGAGACCAGTTCATGGTTTTAGAAGACGATAAGACAGCAAGGGTAATCGCTGAAAAACGTCAGATGAAAGATAAACAATTATTCTTTAAAGCTTCTACAAAGATTACATTAGACGACTTATATAAACAAATAGCAGAAGGTACGATTAAAGACTTAAATCTTATTCTTAAGGCAGATGTTCACGGGTCTGTGGAAGCATTAAAAGGTGCTTTAGAGAAAATTGATATTCAAGGTGTGCAGGTACGTATTGTTCATACAGGGGTAGGTGCCATTACAGAGTCTGACGTAATTCTTGCATCAGCGTCCAATGCGATTATCATTGGATTTAATGTACGCCCGCAACCAAACGCTAAGAAAACGGCAGAGCATGAGAATGTTGATATTCGTTCACACAGTATCATTTATAAGGTGATTGAAGAGATTGAATCTGCACTTAAAGGCCTTCTTGACCCTGAATATAAAGAAGTAATTTTGGGTCATGCAGAAGTTCGACAAGTCATTAAATTGTCTAAAGTTGGGGCGATTGCTGGTTGCTATGTTTTAGATGGGAAAATCGTCCGTGATCGTAAAGCAAGAGTGATTCGTGATGGCATAGTTATTTTTGAAGGAGATCTTGGCACCTTGAAACGTTTTAAAGACGACGTGAAAGAGGTTGCTACGAATTATGAATGTGGTATCACTTTGGAGAAATATAACGATTATCAAGAAGGAGATATCATCGAAGTATTTGAAATGCAAAAGATAGAAAGAACCTAGTTGAGGTGATCGTGTATGGGAAATGTTCGTAATAATAAA
The window above is part of the Desulfuribacillus stibiiarsenatis genome. Proteins encoded here:
- the nusA gene encoding transcription termination factor NusA; its protein translation is MKVHFLDALYDLEKEKGINREVLLEAIEAALITGYKKNFNQASNVRVNIDRENGTVKVYARKTIVEEVEDFNTQMSLEAAKRVNPVYQEGDIIEVEVTPKDFGRIAAQTAKQVVTQRIREAERGIIYEEYADRADDIITGLIQRKDAKSVYIELGKTEAVLPLTEQIPNEIYKPNDRIKVYISKVEKTTKGPQILVSRTHSGLLKRLFELEVPEIYEGIVEIKSVAREAGQRSKIAVHSNNQEVDPVGACVGPKGLRVQTIVNELKGEKIDIVRWSVDPAEYVANSLSPSKVVNVRINETDKSAFVVVPDYQLSLAIGKEGQNARLAAKLTNWKIDIKSESQYELAVQEGKIEPFESSIDFSDSDMFNEE
- the rnpM gene encoding RNase P modulator RnpM, which encodes MKQRKIPMRKCVGCQEMKSKKSMLRIVHTPENETDVDPTGKKSGRGSYICYDEECLEKARKHKGLEKSLKSKISDDVYEKISYTIKRYILLNKGPNV
- the infB gene encoding translation initiation factor IF-2, with the protein product MSKIRIYEYAKNVNMSSKEILEILKRLNKDVGNHMSLISDSEVESIENYIKGLKNKSTTQTNNQKQAKPEGQNQQTSSQASTRSQETQTNRPDNRTDNRHQQNRPQNQQNLSGNRPEGNVNRTDTRYNKPENRFNKPDNKVNNTPRPDNKFNNNTKPENKFSNNTRPDNKYNKPENRPATSGYKSSGPDSRPPYNKPENKGFNKPASSVYKSQQPTKPNFNDREKEKEKENMIDTTVDAKGQSKVVKKEKTVNKFDKFSDTRDINGIKKNKSKKYDHRSRSSQPSKPNTEPPKMPSKIVYKGEMTVGDLAKALKKETSEIIKKLMFLGCMATINQEIDFDTITLICEEYGVAIEEKIELPLEDFESIVEIDDEKDLKHRPPVVTIMGHVDHGKTTLLDTIRETKVTEGEAGGITQHIGAYQVKVNDKKITFLDTPGHAAFTSMRARGAKITDITILVVAADDGVMPQTIEAINHAKAANVPIIVAVNKMDKPSANPDRVKQELTEYALVPEEWGGSTIFVPISALKNEGIEELLEMVLLVAEVEELKANPNKRARGTVIESQLDKGRGSLATVLVQSGTLKIGDAIIVGNAYGRIRAMINDQGKRVRTAEPSMPVEITGLSEVPNAGDQFMVLEDDKTARVIAEKRQMKDKQLFFKASTKITLDDLYKQIAEGTIKDLNLILKADVHGSVEALKGALEKIDIQGVQVRIVHTGVGAITESDVILASASNAIIIGFNVRPQPNAKKTAEHENVDIRSHSIIYKVIEEIESALKGLLDPEYKEVILGHAEVRQVIKLSKVGAIAGCYVLDGKIVRDRKARVIRDGIVIFEGDLGTLKRFKDDVKEVATNYECGITLEKYNDYQEGDIIEVFEMQKIERT
- a CDS encoding ribosomal L7Ae/L30e/S12e/Gadd45 family protein — its product is MNFLGLANRAGKIASGDTVINKIQRKEAKLVIIATDASDSSKKRLIDKCSFYKVPYVEFFEKEQLGLAIGKSHRSSCAILDLGFSKKLESMIIENSGGEFHE